The following coding sequences are from one Argonema galeatum A003/A1 window:
- a CDS encoding polysaccharide deacetylase family protein → MTHRNPITVRLLVFITLVTGACCFVIGIHFFANQSVARTPGASVSELEPLPRQRILNSEVALEKLTPSPQFPVIQPHLQVNEDAIPLNSYPESNIEKTDTKQSQEIPQGGIKTKTFAVPTQFQGKTFNKIAISGEQKVIALTFDDGPWPKTTLQVLNILKKNNIKATFFWVGQCVKNYPQLAQQVVAEGHAIANHTWSHSYRKMNASQAAHEIDDTADLIYKTTGVRTFLFRPPGGIMNNGPAGYAEQKNYAIAKWSNDPMDYRPLPAQKLIKNVLRKAKSGDIVLMHDGGGNHSATVRALPEIIDKLSSQGYKFVTVPELLEMKDREQ, encoded by the coding sequence TTGACTCATAGGAACCCTATAACTGTAAGGCTTTTAGTATTCATTACCCTCGTTACTGGTGCTTGTTGTTTTGTCATCGGTATTCACTTTTTTGCCAACCAATCTGTCGCTCGAACCCCAGGGGCTTCTGTGTCTGAGCTAGAGCCCTTACCTCGACAGCGGATTTTAAACTCAGAAGTCGCTCTTGAAAAATTAACTCCATCCCCACAATTTCCGGTCATCCAGCCTCACCTTCAAGTAAATGAAGATGCAATACCTCTCAACTCATACCCTGAGTCAAACATTGAGAAAACAGATACCAAACAAAGTCAAGAAATCCCACAAGGGGGAATAAAAACCAAAACTTTTGCAGTACCCACTCAGTTTCAGGGAAAAACCTTTAATAAGATAGCTATTTCGGGGGAACAGAAAGTTATTGCCCTCACATTTGATGATGGGCCTTGGCCTAAAACTACTTTACAAGTGTTGAATATTTTAAAGAAGAACAACATCAAGGCGACGTTTTTTTGGGTGGGGCAATGCGTAAAAAATTATCCACAATTGGCGCAGCAAGTAGTAGCGGAGGGACACGCTATAGCCAACCATACGTGGAGCCACTCTTACCGCAAGATGAACGCTAGTCAAGCTGCTCATGAAATTGATGACACAGCAGATTTGATCTACAAAACTACGGGAGTGAGAACATTTCTATTTCGTCCGCCCGGTGGTATTATGAATAATGGGCCAGCAGGTTATGCTGAGCAAAAAAACTATGCTATAGCTAAGTGGTCTAACGACCCGATGGATTATCGTCCTCTGCCTGCACAAAAGTTGATTAAAAACGTTCTCCGTAAGGCTAAATCGGGCGATATCGTGCTGATGCACGATGGTGGTGGAAACCATTCTGCAACTGTGAGAGCTTTACCTGAAATAATCGATAAGCTCTCGTCGCAGGGGTACAAGTTTGTGACTGTGCCGGAACTTTTAGAAATGAAAGATAGGGAACAGTGA
- a CDS encoding bifunctional pantoate--beta-alanine ligase/(d)CMP kinase, with protein sequence MLVFTTVAALHCYLRIGQLEGDGIEQGVGLVPTMGALHAGHLTLLGRARQQNSIVIVSIFVNPLQFGPSEDFQKYPRQLEPDRQLCEKAGVDAIFVPTAEEMGMNGNGGVGERGNGKTGENFSLSTQEALTQVVPPESMTSVLCGRSRVGHFQGVATIVTKLLNLVQPTRAYFGQKDAQQLAIIRRLVADLNLPVEIVACPTVRESSGLALSSRNQYLTAQEKEEASVLYRSLRQAERAFLAGERSSAELIALVKLELAMVPTIELEYVESVDPTTLIPLDKIEEVGLLALAARLGSTRLIDNILLRNRQPIVAIDGPAGAGKSTVARQVAQALGLLYLDTGAMYRAVTWLVLQSDIPIEDEPSIAEMVCKCEIILRMSDEPQAPVRVWINSQEVTQAIRSLEVTSQVSAIAAQLSVRQELVKQQQLWGEKGGIVVEGRDIGTHVFPDAELKIFLTASVHERAKRRQQELKNQGEADLSLEQMEQNLVLRDWKDSNRDVAPLQKAPDSIEILTDGLSIAEVTDRIVSLYKEEGL encoded by the coding sequence GTGCTAGTTTTTACTACGGTTGCTGCGCTGCACTGTTATTTGCGTATAGGCCAGCTTGAAGGAGATGGGATAGAGCAAGGGGTCGGCTTGGTTCCTACTATGGGAGCTCTGCACGCTGGTCATCTGACGCTTCTAGGACGTGCTAGACAACAAAATTCTATTGTCATTGTCAGCATTTTTGTTAATCCGTTGCAATTTGGACCGAGTGAAGATTTTCAAAAGTATCCCCGCCAATTAGAACCGGATCGGCAACTATGTGAAAAAGCTGGGGTAGATGCTATTTTTGTCCCCACTGCTGAAGAGATGGGAATGAATGGGAACGGGGGAGTGGGGGAGCGGGGGAACGGGAAAACGGGGGAAAATTTTTCACTCAGCACTCAAGAAGCACTCACGCAGGTTGTTCCTCCAGAATCGATGACATCTGTTTTGTGCGGTCGTTCCCGCGTCGGTCATTTTCAAGGAGTTGCCACAATTGTGACTAAACTCTTGAACCTGGTACAGCCGACTAGGGCTTATTTTGGTCAGAAGGACGCTCAGCAACTAGCTATCATTCGGCGTCTGGTGGCAGATCTAAATTTACCTGTGGAAATTGTCGCCTGTCCGACGGTGCGCGAGTCTTCTGGACTGGCGCTTAGTTCTCGGAATCAGTATCTGACAGCCCAGGAGAAAGAGGAGGCGTCAGTTTTGTATCGCAGCTTACGGCAAGCGGAACGGGCGTTTTTGGCAGGTGAACGATCGAGTGCCGAATTGATTGCTCTGGTTAAGCTAGAATTGGCAATGGTTCCGACTATTGAACTTGAGTATGTCGAGTCGGTAGACCCTACTACTTTGATACCTTTAGACAAAATTGAGGAGGTCGGACTTTTGGCTCTAGCAGCGAGGTTGGGTTCTACCCGCCTCATTGATAATATTCTTCTCAGAAACCGTCAGCCTATTGTGGCAATTGATGGCCCAGCAGGAGCGGGAAAATCTACTGTAGCTCGTCAGGTAGCCCAAGCTTTGGGGCTGCTATATCTGGATACGGGAGCTATGTATCGAGCTGTAACTTGGCTGGTTCTGCAATCTGATATTCCAATTGAGGATGAACCGTCGATCGCAGAAATGGTGTGCAAGTGTGAAATAATCCTGCGGATGAGCGATGAGCCCCAAGCTCCCGTCCGCGTCTGGATTAACAGCCAGGAGGTCACGCAAGCCATTCGCAGTTTAGAAGTGACATCCCAAGTTTCTGCTATAGCAGCTCAGCTCAGCGTCCGTCAGGAGCTAGTTAAACAACAGCAGTTGTGGGGCGAAAAAGGCGGCATTGTTGTGGAGGGCCGCGACATTGGCACTCATGTTTTCCCAGATGCAGAACTCAAAATCTTCTTAACTGCTTCAGTACATGAGCGAGCTAAGAGGCGTCAGCAGGAACTGAAAAATCAAGGTGAGGCAGACCTAAGTTTAGAGCAGATGGAGCAAAACCTTGTCTTACGCGACTGGAAGGACAGCAACCGCGATGTAGCGCCCTTGCAAAAAGCACCCGATTCTATTGAGATCCTAACTGATGGTCTCAGCATAGCTGAGGTTACCGATCGAATTGTCAGCCTCTACAAGGAAGAGGGGCTATAA